From the genome of Solanum lycopersicum chromosome 12, SLM_r2.1:
AATGAAGTTCTTAAAATGGAGTCTGAAATGTACTTTGACATAGTTGGATTGAATAACAATAATTTCCAAACACAAGTTACAGAGACGAGTTCTTTAGATTTGCTAAAATTTGACTCATCATGGATGACTCAACATGTTTTAGTGCTGATGAGAAGGTAGGATTAAAACATGGTTCCAGTACGGACAATAGCATAGTTCACATACCATGAAGAATGTCATGAAGAGATCCATTCGGGGCATACTCATAGGCTAGCACACGAAAACCGCCATCCACACAATAACCGAGTAATTCAACCACATTTTCATCTTTTAGTCTTGAGACCATTGAGACCTGCAATTGCATGCATCATATGCAACAAGGTTACAAAGGTTGAGTGCaatataacatagtcaaatGAAAGATAATAGGGTGTAGCTAACCTGAGCTAAAAATTCTCGATCAGGCTGCTTACTTGAGTCTAATTTTTTAATGGCTGCAGCACGTCCACTTTTCAGGACACCATGGTATACCCTTCCATATGATCCCTCACCTATCAAAGCTTTCGAACCAAAGTTATCAGTGATATCCTTTAACTCATCAACAGCGATGGAAGGAACAGCAATGGGCTGGATATTCACAGTCTGTGTCTCTCTTTGTGCACTTTCTGTGGCACGCTGACCTCCATTGTTGCCTATAAAAAAGTTCTCCAGTTAGGTAggattgaaataaaaaattatggacTAAACAAAAGTTCCATGAACAAAAGCATGACATTAGATGAAGAAAGAGTCTAAAATGATAGGTAAAACACCAAAGCAATCTTTTTACTTGATCATTTATCAATTTACAAGGCTTCAACCGGAACTGACCACGAAAACATCAAATACAAGCATAATAAATGTTCGAGCTTCCAATTTACTGATACCCCAGTTAGGAATCCACTCCCCTATCCTTTTCCATACCCAAAACTAGACAACAATTACTACTGTGCCTCAACCATAAATTAGTTTGTTTAGCTGTATCAATCGTCTATATTCATTCCGCTCTATTTGGATCCATTCCCCGCAACACGAAAAAAAGAATCACAATAGATACCCAGAATGCTCAAGTATTCACCATAAGTGTAGAAGTCCTGAAATCAAATTCCACTACCATAACCTTTCCCTTACCCAAAACTAACAACTATTACTGCTATGCCTCAACGACAAACTAGTTAGCTATATCAATTGTCTACAGTTGGACTCATTCCCCAGAAAACGTTAAGAAAACAATCGGAAGAGATTCTCGATATAAGGACAAAACTAACCTGCTGAATTGTGTGCCATGAATGGCCCATTATCAGTAGCTCTGtgcatatcatcatcatcacaacAACTGAAGCAGCTCATAGCTCAGTCAACAAAATCTACAAAATACAACAACTCAAACAGtccaaaaatcacaaaaattgtCTCAAAACAAGGAAACACCACCACTAATCAGCAGTATAACAACCACCACACATTTCCAGATACTTACTGATCCACAACAAGCTGTGCAGTATAAGCTAATGacatcaaaaaaaagaaaagaagtgaCATTCTGTAAAAGCAAGAAACATTATAACATCCAACATACTCTAAAAAAATCTCACAACAAAAAAACGGGAAGTGTAATCCCAGCAAATAAtcttgaaaaaaacaaaaaaaaaacaatctttttcttttcttgaaactTGTAACTGAAAAAGGAACAATCTTTTCAACTGGGGTTCCATTTTTTTCCACAAAACTGAAAAATTATAACAACCCCATGATTTATATAGACACAAAATTGCAGAAAATCAACTCAACAACCccaaatttcacaaaaaaaaaaagtaaaaaggggCTTTAAAATTAGAAGTTCTTACAAGATTCTAACCTTCTTGAAAGTGTGGGGGGTTTTGATCTGTGAACTGAAAGAGCAACAAAAGGAAAGAGAATAATCAAAAAACTCAAATCAATACGCAAAGACAAAAGTGAATATTTATTATAGGTTTTATTAGTCATAAATAGTATTCCCTCAGTACATTTCAGTTCTCTATAGtcaaattaactaatttaaaaaatatattatataatttttttttaaaaaaaataaaacatgacaAGTAAAATTGAAAcgaatagaaaaagaaaatagtgtaAGCTTAGTTGTTGCGTCTCTGTCATCCACCCTTTAAGCCTTGACTTGCTGTTTCTATACACATGCATTGATATGAATGATAAAAAGTGTGTGTACACACTGTTTTCTGTACATATAGAATGGAATAACATTAGTTTATTGTTAAAAGTATCTTATTTTAGATATTAGaagaaaataagtatttttgaataagtaaatagaatgacttagtttatatataaagttttcaacaagtaaaaataaattttaaaaaataaaatttataacaaaaaaacaagtaaaaaaaaattgaactaaaacacaaatttaCAATTAATACAAATAAGAACACACATCTTGAGTTCGAGTATGAATATAATCGTATTAGAGTTGTTTcttcctttatatttttttaagcatTCAAATTCAAAGTCGAATTAATTAGGATCTTGATATAGATATCAAATACggaccaaaataaaattaatttttttataatattatatatatatatatatatatcatgatatatttgaaaaagaaattgaatgTTTAATTGAGAAGAAAATGGCGACCAATTCTATTTCTttatcttcttcatcttcactCTTTCTCTCTCCTCTAATTCATCCCGCCGGCGGTAACATTCGTCGTCTTTTCGACTTCCGGCGGCCACTCATCGCCGTAATATGTTGCCGTGCTTCTTCTTCAGTTGCATTTCCGAAGAAAAAGCACTGGAAACAAGGGGAATACCCAGGATTCACTGAACAATCTGGTTTTAAAAACAATAAGAGAACGCCCATTaagaatattaagaaaaaattggaTAGAAAGAGTAATGCTAAAGCTTGGGTTAATACTATTACTGAAGCTCTTTCTGAGTATATTGAGAAAAAACAATGGGTTCAAGCTCTTGAGGTTAGTTTTTGCTAAAATCCCCTTTTGATTTTGCTGGTTTTGAtattgttgtttgttttttttctgtGCATTGCTCAATTTTGTAAAACCCCTTTTGCTCTTAAACCCTTGTTATTATCTGGTTAAGTGTTTGGAAGCAATTGAGTGTGTAGATTTTCTGAGTTAGATGATGTAAGGCTGCTCAATTTCTTGTAAAGGTTCTTTTTTTATAGCTCTCTTGTTGATTGAGTAATGAGGTTTGCTGAAGTTAGTTTATAGGTGCAATGTTTGTGATGATTGAAGATGGTAAATGGGATCTATGTTGGTTGGACTCTTCGGAAATGTTAACGGGTGTGTGTTGGATTCTTCAAAAGTAGTTATTTTTGAAGGATCTAATACGGGGCGGAATCCTTTTTAAAGAGTCCAAGCAAACATAGAATGGAGTGAGGTAGAGCTGAAGCATAATGTGGGATTTTTGctttaaaaaactttaatatCTCAAAATCCATGTAGAGTTAGCTAGAAAAGCACAACGGAAATAAAGGAAGAGGCGATGTGCATAGTTAGATGTTGGTATCATACTTGTACTCCCtttgttttcaatttatttgattgGTTTTGACTTGATATGGAgttcattaagaaaataaaaaagacgtTTGAGTGTTGTGGTTTTAGTCTTTGATTTCGTGGTTTGAAACTCGTCATGTGTGAAGTTAGAATTGAAAagttcccaaaaaaaaaaaaagaaaatgagacaAACACATTGGAACGGAGGGAGTCCTTTTCTTTCTGTCATACTTATAACAGTTTTGGTGCATGCTAGGAGTCTTCTTAGTCTAGTTAGAGACTTGGTGTATGGAGTTTATTCATGGTTGTGATTTTTAATCTTGGACTACACATACATATTTGTGCTTTGCGCTTTTGATAACACTGGTGAAAAATGAGATGCACTCTGATCGATATTGTTCAAAGCTGGAGTATTCACTTCATGCAGAGCCACCCTGAGTACCTTAAGCTCCTCATTTGGATAGATTTCACTCTCGAAAACATTTAAAAACCTGAACCTGGAGTATCACTTTTTCTGAAATATCAAAGAGCTCACTTGCAGTTTGTGCACATAAGTTGTCTTCAGACTCCCTATTCCCAAAAAATACAAAGGTAAATGGAAGGTTACCCTCTTTTTTTAAGTAATCTTACTGCATCTTATTGTTTTTTGGGCTTGCATTcgaatatttcttttgtatagaACTCCTTGGTGCTTTTATTGCTGATGTATTTGCCAATTGGATGTCTCTAACTCTCTTCTGTttttcttcccacttccaagcaTGAGGTTTAGATAATTCAATGCATTTTTGCCTCTAGGTATTTGAAATGCTAAAGGAACAACCCTTTTATCAATCGAAAGAGAGTACATATATGAAGCTTCTTGTACTTCTTGGGAGATGCGGGCAACCAGGGAAAGCACAACAACTTTTTGATACAATGATTGAAGAGGGATTGGATCCCACACCAGAATTCTATACAGCCTTGGTTGGTGCTTACTGTAGAAGCAACATAATTGACAAGGCATTTACGATTCTACAACGGATGATTGAGCTCCCTTATTGTCAGCCAAATGTTTATACATACAGTATATTAATTAAGGCATGTGTGGATGCATCCCGGTTTGATCTGGTTGACTCTCTTTATGAACAAATGGCTGAACGTTCCATAGTTCCTAACACTGTCACCCAAAATATAGTCTTGAGTGGTTACGGGAGAGCAGGGAAATATGAAGAGATGGAGAAAGTGCTTTCGGGTATGCTTGAGAGCACAGACAGCAGACCTGATATATGGACAATGAACACAATCCTGAGCTTATTTGGCAACAAGGGGCAAGTTGAAATGATGGAGAGATGGTATGAGAAGTTTTGTAGTTTCGGTATTGAGCCAGAGACACGAACATTTAATATCCTTATTAGTGCTTATGGGAAGAAAAGAATGTACGATAAGATGTCATCGGTGATGGAGTACATGCGTAAACTTTCATTTCCTTGGACAACATCGACTTACAACAACGTCATCGAAGCGTTTTCAGATATAGGGGATGCTAAGCATATGGAGTACACATTTGATCAAATGCGTGCTGAAGGCGTTAAAGGTGACACCAAGACTTTTTGCTGTCTCATTAGAGGATATGCAAATGCAGGCCTTTTTCCTAAGGTGATCAACGCTGTCCAATTAGCTGGGAAGTTGGAGATCCCTGAAAACAATTCCTTTTTCAGTTCTGTTATTTATGCTTGTGCAAAGGCAGAGGACTTATTGGAGATGGAGAGAGTTTTCAAGCGAATGAAAGATAAGGGATTCCGACCAGATGACACAACTTACACTGTTATGGCTGAGGCATATAGAAAGGAAGGAATGACAGACAAAGTCTATGATTTAGAGCAAGAAAAGCGGATGATGTCTGCCTCAGATTCCTGCGACAGCCAAGATAAGCTAGAGCTAATGCCTACTTGAGaactaaatatgaaatttaatttaacaatGCATTGGAGCACCAAAGCTACATCTTCAGTGTTTTCAGCAGAGCTGTAGATTGATAAGATCACTCAGTTGTCTGCTTGGAGCGGGTAACTATCCTTGTCACCAAGTTTACGAGAAGGTGAATCTAAGCCTTGCACGAATGGATCACTTTTACTGTATCATTGTAAAGCTCAATCTTTTATCGTGTGGTATTGCCATGTTTGTTCTCTAACTCTGTATCAGGTGTGACTTCTTTTCCTAAATAGAGAGAGCTATTATGGCAAGAATGCTACATTCGATGTTCCAAGCAGGTTCTGCTGCCCTTTTACTTTTTGGTTTTTGCCTTTTACTGTTAAAATACCAATTCAGCTTTGACTATTGTTTATTATATGATGGATTCCTAGACtagtttttctccatttttcttaTATCTGCAAAGCCTCTTGCTCATGGAGCTGTATTTTTCATTAGAGAATACAATCCAGAGCTGTATTAAGCTGTGTTTTTTCCCTGGCTAGCAAGATCCGGAGGGTTAGTGTCCTCTTAAGAAGGAATATCCAACTGCATTTGATGGATCTGCACGTCTGAGCCTCGACGTACAGATTCTATTTCATAGGTAATCCCAGACATAGAGGAAGCTACAAgcatattaaaacaaaaaaagcaGTTGGGGGAACACATAGTTCTTCTTCTCGTACTCAGAGATTCTCATATTTATGTTAGTAACAGTTTGCTGGCTGTGTAAGGAACAGATAACAAAAGCCACGACTAATCGAAAAGTTCTATCCTGTCTACAGCAGTCAGCAACACATAACAAAAGGCAAGATTTAATATCTCAATCCATGATATCATATTCCTCAAACTTTATCTTATCCAAGAAACTTAGAACAATATTTCTAAAACCacattaaaaaaagaacaaatataagaaataaaaaatcaaaagaaaaggcGAAACAAAAGCCAACATGCAGCCTATAGTAAGCTTTGTCACATAAGGGATGAAACATTTATATTCCAGTTTAAGCTTCAGGCTTGTCCCACTTGAGAGGCTTAACTACTTCCCATGTGAAGTCAGGATCATCTCTACCAAAATGCCCATAGGCAGCAGTCTTCAAGAATCGACCATTGCCACCCCTCAGTAGATCGAGGTTAATGGAAATCATTCCGGGCCTGAAATCAAAGTTCTCCTTCACAATGTTGAGAATCTCCTTGTCAGGGATCTTCCCAGTTCCATAAGTGTCCACAAAGACGGACAATGGCTCAGGCACACCGATGGCATATGAAACCTGAACAATGCACCTTCTGGCAAGACCGTTAGCAACAATGCTCTTAGCTGCTTGCCTCACGATATAGGCTCCACTTCTGTCGACCTTGGTAGGATCCTTCCCAGAGAAAGCACCACCTCCGTGAGCACCCCAACCTCCGTAAGTGTCAATGATGATCTTACGGCCAGTGAGACCAGCATCACCGTGAGGTCCACCAATGACAAAACGGCCTGAAGGGTTGAGGTGGAAAATGGTGTTCTCATCAAGATACTTCTCGGGGATGACAGGCTTGATGACATGCTCTTTGAGATCACGAGCAATTTCATCATTGGTAACAGTCTCATCATGCTGAGTGGAGATTAAAACAGTGTGAACACGTAGAGGAACCATAGCACCATTGTCATTGTGATACTCAACAGTCACTTGTGTTTTACCATCAGGTCTAAGCCAAGAGCAAGTTCCATTCTTGCGGACCTCAGTAAGGCGAGCTCCAAGTTTGGTAGCAAGAACATGGCTAAGGGGCATCAACTCCGGTGTCTCGTCAGTGGCATAGCCAAACATGTGACCCTGGTCACCAGCACCAATCTCCTCAGGTCGCTTAGTCAAATGACCATGAACACCTTGAGCAATATCAGGGCTCTGCTGCTCAATGTTCACAAGGACTCTGCAATTGTCAGCATCCAAACCAACATCAGGGGACACAAATCCAATTTCCCGGCAAGTGTCACGTACAATCTTCTCATAATCAATATTGGCCTTGGTGGTGATCTCTCCAAAGACCATAACTAAGTTGGTCTTGGTACAAGTCTCACATGCAACTTTGCTTTCAGGGTCCTGAGCTAGACAGGCATCGAGCACTGCATCAGAGACCTGGTCACAGAGCTTGTCGGGATGTCCCTCGTTGACTGATTCAGATGTGAATAAGAAAGTCTCCATTTCTCTAAATCTACATGGACAAAGCGCATCATATCAGTAACCAAAAACCAATTCGAACAACGGAAATGACCATGGAAATAGACTCCATAAGTAAACCAAAGAGACACTGAGTATACTAAATTTGGCCAAAAACAATGTTTCATAATGCATCAACATAGGTAAGTAGTAACATTCAACGTATCATTAGTTTAAAATCACGCAATTCAAAAAGTATTCTTTAATTTCTCAAACTCCGTGCCATACAAGGAGTAATAAAGATTACTGGATCAAGTTAAAAAATGTAAACTTGAATTCAAAATCCCTCATAAAATTGAAACCAACACACAGAAATTAGCATAGCCTTTTCAAGTAAGACATACACATACAAGAAAAGAGCTAAAACAACATagcaaaacatcaaaataacatCTTTAAAACAGATCCATAGAAAACAActcttttttataataattgtgATATCCAAACCAACTCTCGCATACCACATAACTCTATCAAGCTGACCCCTCAACTAATTAAGTTTACGAGATATCTGTCACCTTCTACCATACCACATAACTCTATCAAGCTGACCCCTCAACTAATTAAGTTTTACGAGATATCTGTCACCTTCTACCAACACTATATAGGAAGTAACTCGGTCAAGTTGTACCTTCAACTAATTTAAGTTTACGAGATACTCACACCTTCTACCAAAACCAATAGTAGGGTAACTTGTCAAACTGTCCTCTcaactaattttacttttttaagttCGTCACCTTCCATCAACAATAGATTCCAGGTAACTTAAACCTCGTGTTTCGGATACCATATAAAACAATTACAACTACTTAAACAGTACTATACAtcatcaatcaatcaatcaaacatatttataaacatatacatatagagagagaaagaggagagagagagaaattgaccTTTGATTGAAGTAGAATGTAGTGAGGAGGAGAAGGGCAAGGgagaaatgaaatgaatgaagagcttatatagaaaaatgagagaaatcCCCCTTTGACATAAATTAGGGCTACATTCATTTTCGGGTCATTTTTGGTAATCGGGTTTTAAATCAACGGCTCACAATCAATTTCGGTTTTCTGGTAACCGTTggattaaaaatataagaaataaatcgTCGGTGGATCTAATATATACTGCTATACTTATTACCTGTCATTCACTATCAACCCACACGGTTTCGCCCTCGTTTTAATCacataaaatatgttatatttttcaagagatacacaatattttatatatcaatttatgtGAAATTTGTCACGTAAAATGTgtgtttacttgattaaaattaatgatgagatatattaattcaatcgCACGAGATTTATCACGTAAAATATGTGTGTGTTTTAGCACACTCAAAATTTAGTAGTTGCTTGATGCGAAAATCGTTTTCGTTTTATATAAATATCCcatcaaaaattgaaaatggacatttttattttttttaaaacgttAACATTAATATTTCAATTCACGTTAAATTATACCAAGTTTAAGAAGAttggtcaaatttttttttatatatacatatatagtaatTATTGATCTCATTTGCCTTTTTCGTATATTTACTTCTTTATGttctgaaattttgaatttttatttttttaaaatcctaAATACACGATCGCATTTATTAAGCAATCgtgattttaaaataatgatggTCAATTTGTCCATTTTTAATCCTAATGGAAGTTCTTGTCATAAATAATCAGTAATAACTGATCAATCAGTCTTACATAATccatgaataattaattaattaagcaaGTACTTAAATTAgcaatacataataataatttgaagaTTCTACATGTTTATtctcaaatataatattttgagaacccccatttatttatttttaaaacatcaatggtttgaaataaaatattacctTAAACTTTTGGCACCTTTCTTGATCaaatttaataatgaattaaataattaggAATAATGCATGAATTTGCataatttatcttaaaaaaatcaccctctcatattataataataataactatataaaaaaaattgtgattggATTTGGGACCCAAatggtgaaattttttttttgtatgaattaaATATGTTACAAAAAATATGTTGTATATTAAGATTTGGTAGGTAGAAATaggtttaaatattttataataaatatagtgtacacaaagttaaaacatcattttcacttttgattttgtaaagtacaactaaacaattaaaaaccccaccaaataaaacccaacaaccACCACCtaacatcaaatatttttctgagAGTCGAGTTTCTAaaactaatataataaattataatcatgaatgacaagtatatatttttttacgataaaacaaaaatattatgccTTAAAACCTCGGTATGACCATGAACAACACGTTCAGCAAAGTAAAGCGCTCAACACGTTTTGAGCCTTACTTTAGGTATTGCTGACAATCCTGAACAATATATGAAATAGTTACTGTCTCTTTTACCAGGTACTAGAAAactcaaatttctttaaaatgaggCAAATAACGAAAAGAAAGTTACGTAAGTGACATTTCAAGTTCATTATATCCTCCGCAAGTATGAGGAAACACCATAAAGAATGTCCAATTTGATAACAACCAACTTAAATGAaacaattaatacaaaataaattaggaaaaTTGGAAGGCAAAGAGATTTTCCAGGACAGAAGCAAGCTAGCAACAGATCTTCAAGTGACCATCTTCTGTTCCAACAACAAAGAGCCGCGAAAAAGGTAAAACACTGATACTTGATAAAACAGACACGTTCTTTGATTCACGATCACCCATGTAGAGATACTGAGGCGCGACAAGTTGCTGAACGTCCTGGCCACGTTTTGTTTAAAAGCCAGTAAGATGCAAATTACAACCAGTAAAACAAGTAGTGATTCTTAAGCATTGTTTTCCAGAGGCAAGGAACAAACTTTGAAAATGAGCCACCAAAGTCCACAGAATAACTGCTAAAAGAAGTTTTTGATAACAAAATGTAATAGAAATCAGATGTGGACTTCTCATCTAGCTCTAGTTGGGCAGATGTTCGAAACTCTAGGGTGTCAGGCTCAATCCTCTACTCTCCTCCCAATTTAAGCGTACCAAGCTTTCTCCCTAGCTTGTTTTGTACACGTGAAGTGCATCTAAACCCGAATATCATGTGTCGTGTCCTCGGTTTACCATATTCTGCAGCTAGTATACTTTTCATAAGCTATGTTTGCACGAAAATAGTGACCAGAGAAGGGTATGCTCTGCTACTTAACGACAACCTCTAGAAAACATTCAACTAATAAATAGTAATACTGTGTAAACGGTCAATCTCTCGTTTTCTAATGGTCATATGATTAGAGTTCATTCTGAAAAGAGAACACTCCAACTCTCAtcctataaatattttaatagtgCACTCCTCGTGCACAAAGGAGCCTACGAAACAAAATAGAAGATCTAACTTCTATATTAGGTCTATACACGCAGCTAAGATGTTAAACTCGGAGAACAATGTCACCATCTcaaaattttcccttttatatttATTCACCTATGCAAATGGCATTTCATATCCTTCGTACATCTATCTTAACAGAATTAATATGGTGCTGCAATACATGGTAAGTTGTCTGACAATCAGTAATTAGGCACCAAAAGCAGATTCTAGATTCTATAGGAATATCTCGGTTATACTAATAAGATACTATCTTCTGTGCAAGCAGACAGAATATACAAACATCTGCGGAAGTAGAACAGAAGTGTGTAAAAAGTGAAAAGATACAGGCAAGGATACTTACTTCATCAGAAGAACAGGCCAAAGAAGAAAGCCCAATTTTACTGCGGAAAATTGAAATCACATATTGCCCCCAAATGGAGAAATCAGAAACACCATCAGTGTGACCTCTAGAAGCCAAGGGTTTTGATTTCCAATTTCTGcgatataaaataaagtaaggaaatgaaaaaaaaatctcaaacaaCAAAAAGCTCAGTAATGGCATTGAGTAAACATCACAAAGACCAAGGAATGCCAGATTGTGCAATTAAATTTGTTCCGTAATCCCCTTGTGGGTTTCATCTCTGATATGCAGGAGGAAAAGAATCCTTTATAGTTGAGATTTTTAAACTAAATCACTTGATAAAACACTCAACAAATTTATCACGGATCTGCACATATATACTAAATTTATAATAGACAGCCACTAACTTATTATCGTGCATGGTTGGCTTTGTGACGGGCAGAAAATAAGACGTTTGGTTATCTCAAACCTGAAACTTTCTCAATGATAACTTAGAAAAAAGGATATGGAATTGAAACACAGACCATATTATCATATGCCTTGAGTACACTATCAAGAGTAGAGTGCAACAACTTTTACTGGAAATGAGTTATTGTTCGATG
Proteins encoded in this window:
- the LOC101247998 gene encoding pentatricopeptide repeat-containing protein At3g06430, chloroplastic; its protein translation is MATNSISLSSSSSLFLSPLIHPAGGNIRRLFDFRRPLIAVICCRASSSVAFPKKKHWKQGEYPGFTEQSGFKNNKRTPIKNIKKKLDRKSNAKAWVNTITEALSEYIEKKQWVQALEVFEMLKEQPFYQSKESTYMKLLVLLGRCGQPGKAQQLFDTMIEEGLDPTPEFYTALVGAYCRSNIIDKAFTILQRMIELPYCQPNVYTYSILIKACVDASRFDLVDSLYEQMAERSIVPNTVTQNIVLSGYGRAGKYEEMEKVLSGMLESTDSRPDIWTMNTILSLFGNKGQVEMMERWYEKFCSFGIEPETRTFNILISAYGKKRMYDKMSSVMEYMRKLSFPWTTSTYNNVIEAFSDIGDAKHMEYTFDQMRAEGVKGDTKTFCCLIRGYANAGLFPKVINAVQLAGKLEIPENNSFFSSVIYACAKAEDLLEMERVFKRMKDKGFRPDDTTYTVMAEAYRKEGMTDKVYDLEQEKRMMSASDSCDSQDKLELMPT
- the SAM2 gene encoding S-adenosylmethionine synthase 2, whose protein sequence is METFLFTSESVNEGHPDKLCDQVSDAVLDACLAQDPESKVACETCTKTNLVMVFGEITTKANIDYEKIVRDTCREIGFVSPDVGLDADNCRVLVNIEQQSPDIAQGVHGHLTKRPEEIGAGDQGHMFGYATDETPELMPLSHVLATKLGARLTEVRKNGTCSWLRPDGKTQVTVEYHNDNGAMVPLRVHTVLISTQHDETVTNDEIARDLKEHVIKPVIPEKYLDENTIFHLNPSGRFVIGGPHGDAGLTGRKIIIDTYGGWGAHGGGAFSGKDPTKVDRSGAYIVRQAAKSIVANGLARRCIVQVSYAIGVPEPLSVFVDTYGTGKIPDKEILNIVKENFDFRPGMISINLDLLRGGNGRFLKTAAYGHFGRDDPDFTWEVVKPLKWDKPEA